In the genome of Bradyrhizobium sp. CB3481, the window AGCCCTACCACCACGGCGACCTCCGGCGTGTCCTGATCGACGCTGCGCTGCAGCTGGTCGCCGAGGGCGGGATGGATGCGGTCAGCGTCCGCGAGGCCGCCCGCCGCGCCGGGGTCTCGCCAGGGGCGCCATTCCGGCATTTTCCGAGCCGCGATGCCCTGATCCAGGCGGTGGCCGAGGAGGCGCAGCGCCGGTTTCGCGCTGAGATCGAGACGGCGCTGGCTGCTGCGCCCCCCGGTGACCCCCTCGGTCGCTTTCGCTGCCTGGGGCTGGCTTATCTGCGCTGGGCGATGCGCAACCCGACCCATTTCGAGGTCATTTCCAGCCGCCGCCTGTTCGATCACGATCACGCGGCCGCCATCTCAAGCGACAATGCCGAACTGATCGCGCTGGCCGAGCGGACACTGGCGGACGCCTTTGCGGCCGGGCAGCTCCGTTCCGCCGACCTCAAGCAGGTCCAGATTGCCGGACGGGCGCTGGTCTATGGCTTTGCCCGGATGAACATCGACGGCCATTTTCCGCGCTGGGGGGTTGGGGCCGGCGAGGCCGAGCGAACCGCCGAGGCGGTGCTCGATCTGTTCATCGCGGGGATTGCAAGGAGGGGCTGACGCGCCCGTCATTCCGGGATGGTCCGAAGGACCAGACCCGGAATCTCGAGATTCCGAATTCGGTGCTGCGCATCGCTCCGGAATGACGGGCAAACAGTTGGCCACCCCGTATTCACCACGGCGCAGTCCTTGGGAGGCAAATTCATTGCGCGTTCATGACGATTCCACTACGTTTTTGTGACGCGGCACAGGTTCCGGCTGGGTCGTGCGTCTCCTGGTAGGTCGCCAGCCAAGGCTTTGCATTGCGCCGGGTCATGTTGCGTTGTCCCCCATGGCGCCCGCGCCAAATCCTGGGCCGTCCGCTACCACCCTCGTCGCCGGGCTTGCCGCGATTGGCTTCTGGCGGCTTTCGGCCGTTGCTGCACCGCACATGGCGGCGCTGGCGATCCTGCTGCAAACCGAGACCGATTTCGGCGGCCGCATGGGTTTTGCCCTGGCCTGGAGCGTCCTGAACTTCTTCTTTATCGCGCTGCTGCGCCGCCCGGCGCTGTCGGGCGCGCTGTCGCTGACGCTGGTCGTGGTCCTGGTGCTGCTATCGCGCCTCAAGCACGACGTCGTGCAGATGACCGCCAACTTCGTCGACCTGATGGTGATCGACCGCGATACCGCGGCCTATCTGTTCACGATCTTTCCTAACCTGCGCTGGAACGTGGTCGGCGCCGCGCTCGTCATCCTGCCGCTGATGTATGCGCTGTGGTGGCTCGATCCGTTCCGGATCCGCCGGCTGCCGGCGGTCACGGGCCTGCTCGCCTGTCTCGCCGGGCTCGCCGGTTATTCCATCGCCTGGCCCGATGAGGCCTGGCGCGGCTATTACGACGACGGCTATCTGTCGAAATTCGCCCGTTCGGGGGTTACAGCGGTTTCCGACTTCGTCAATTACGGTTTCATGGAATCGGAAGCGGTCACCGCCGAACGGCTCAAGGTGCCGCTGGAGGATTCCTGCCACGTCGCCGGCCGCCGTCCGCACATCATCATGATCCATGACGAGTCGAGCTTCGACATCCGTCAGGCCGGCGGCGTCAAGGTGCCGGCTGGCTACGGCAGCCACTTCAAGTCGTTCGACGGCCGGGAGCGGAAGTTCATGGCCGAGAGCTCAGGCGGCGCGAGCTGGATGGCCGAGTACAACGTGCTGGCCGGCCTGTCGTCGCGTTCGTTCGGCCGCTTCTCCTATTTCGTCACCCGCATCGCCTCGGGCAGGGTGGAGCGCGGGCTGCCGCTGGCGCTGCGCCGCTGCGGCTACAGCACCATCTCGCTCTATCCGGCCTATGGCGCCTTCATGAGCGCGCGCAGCTTCCAGGCCTCGACCGGCATCCAGCACTTCTATGATGCGCGCGCGCTCGGCGCCAAGGGCATCGAGCCGGACAGCTTCTTCTACGACAAGGCGGTCAACCTGATCGCCGAGCAGCCGGCCAATACGCCGTTGTTCACCTTCGTCTATCTTGCCGCCAACCATTTCCCCTGGGAAACCAGATTCCGTCCGGACCTGCTGCCGTCCTGGCGCATGCCCGGCAATGAGCCGGTGGTCGACGAATATCTGCGCCGCCAGACGATGAGCGCCGGCGACTATGCGGCGTTCGTCGCCAGCCTGAAGAAGAAGTTCCCGGCGCAGCCGTTCCTGATCGTCCGCTACGGCGACCACCAGCCGGAATTCTCATCCAACCTGCTGGATCCCGGCCTCGACGAAGCCAGGCTCGCCCGCAAGTTCAACACCTATGATCCGCGCTACTTCACCACTTACTACGCGATCGACGCGATCAATTTTCAGCCGGTGAAGAGTTCCGCCGTGATGGACACGATCGACGCACCCTATCTGCCGCTGGTGGTGCAGGAAGCGGCCGGTATTCCGCTCGATCCGTCGTTTGAGGAGCAAAAGAACATCATGCTCCGCTGCAAAGGTGTATTCTACGCCTGCAAGGATGGCGCGGAGGCGCGGAGGTTCAACCGCTTATTGATCGAGGCAGGTTTCATCAAGGGACTCTGACGAGCGATGTCGGCCGCTGCAGGACCCGGAATGAGCGAAAGCGTCCACGCCAAATCGCGCGGCATCCGGTTCTTTGTCCCCGCCGGCCTCGTCGTTGCCGTTCATCTCGCGGGGCTCGCGGTCCTGCTCACCACCGAATACGGGCCGTTCGCAATCACGCTGGCGCTGCTGGCGTGGGCGTTCGTGAACTGCTTCCTGCTCGTCGTGCTGCGGCGGCCCGGCGTCTGCGCGGCGCTGGCGCTTGGTTTGATCGTGATCCTGATCGAGCTCTCGCGCTTCAAGTTCGGTATTCTCCAACTCACCCTGACGTTCCTCGATTTCCTGATCATCGACCGCGATACGTTTTCGTTCCTGCTGTCAGTATTCCCGCGCCTGCAGACGCAATTGATGATCGTGGGGCTGGCTGCGGTGCCACTGCTCTGGGCGCTCTGGCACTTCGATCCGTTTCGCGTGCGGCGCTCGCTCGCGCTATCGGGCCTCGCCGGCGCAACGGCGTTGATATCGGTGATGGCGATCGCGGTGCCCGAGCAGCCCTGGGAGCCATTCCAGGGCGTCAACCACATTTCCAGCCTGGCGCGCTCCGGCGTGGTCGCGGTGTCGCGGCTGGCTTCGACGGGGTGGATCGAGGCCGATCCGCCGTCGGAGCGTCCGCTGCGCCTGGCATCGGAAGCGCACGCTGCCCGTTCACCGGCGCTGGCATCGGCTGATACCTGCGACACCACCGCCAAGCGCCCACACATCATCCTGCTGCTCGATGAATCGAGCTTCGACGTCACCGCGGCGCCCGGCATCAAGGTGCCGGCGGGCTACACCGATTTCTTCAAGTCGGCCGACGGCAAGCGGCGGACCATGATCGCGGAATCGACGGGCGGTCCGACCTGGTACACCGAGTTCAACGTGCTGACCGGCCTGTCGGCGCGCTCGTTCGGCGATCTGAAGTTCTACGTCACGCGCATCGCCGCGGGCCGCGTCACGCGCGGGCTGCCGCAGGCGCTGCAACGCTGCGGCTACAAGACCGTCTCGCTCTATCCGACCTATGGCGATTTCCTTAGCGCCCGCGCCTTCCAGAAGGGCACCGGCGTCGAGCGCTTCATCGACATGGCCGAGATGGGCGTGAACGAGGACATGCAGCCCGACAGCTTCTATTACGATCAGGCCTTGAAGACGTTCGCGCGTGAGCAGGCGTCACAGTCGCCGGTCTTCATGTTCGTCTATCTCACCGCCAACCATTTTCCCTGGACGGATGTTTACCGGCCCGATCTGACGCCCCAAGGGTGGACGCCGCCCGGCAACACCGCCGAGGTCGACGAGTACATTCGCCGCCAGACCATGACGGCGAACGACTACCGCGCATTCACCGAACGGCTGAAGCACGACTATCCGGATGAATCCTTCCTTGTGCTGCGCTTCGGCGATCACCAGCCGGCCATCTCGCAAAAGCTGCTCGAGCCCGGCATCGAGCGCGCGAAGCTGGCCAAGCGCCTGATGACAGCGGACCCGCGCTATTATTCGACCTACTACGCGATCGACGGCATCAACTATTCGCCCACGAACCTGTCGTCGGCGCTCGAAACCCTCGATGCCGCCTACTTCCCGCTGGTGCTGCAGGAAGCCGCCGGCCTCCCGCTCGATCCGTCCTTCAAGGAGCAGAAGAGCATCCTGCTCCGCTGCAAGGGCGCGTTCTATTCCTGCAAGAAAGGCGCGGAGGCGCGGAGGTTCAACCGCATGCTGATCGACGCGGGAACGATCAACGGGCTTTGATTCCGCTCTATCCCCGTCATTGCGAGGAGCGAAGCGACGAAGCAATCCATACTTCCGCTTGTGGCGCGATGGATTGCTTCGCGGAGCCTGTCATCGGGCGCGCATTCGCGCGACCCGTTGGCTCGCAATGACGGGAGGGGCTGGGAGTGCGCGCCCCTCACTTCCTCCCCACCTTATCCCACAGCCACTGCGCCACCGCATCCGGCGAACTCGCGGCATCGTTGCCGGCCGCGCGTAAGTTCGCCTCGCGCATCGTGGCGATGTCGATCTTCCCCGTTAGCGGCGCCAGCGCGTTGCGCAGGGCCTCGTCGTCCGCGCGCCTTGGCGCCAGCAGCATGATCGCGTCATAGGGCGGGATCGCGCGCCTGGGGTCGCCGAGCGCAACCAGATCGTACTTCGCGATCAGCCCGTCGCTGGTGTAGCCGGCGATGACGTCGACCTCGCCGGAGGCGACCGCGGCATACATGAAGTCCGGCTGCATCTGCCGCTGCCCGCGGAACGACAGGCCGTAGGCGCGGCGGAGCGCGGTCCACTCCGGACGCGAGAAGAATTCATAATCGCCGGCGATCGTCAGGGTGGCGGCGCGCGCGGCGAGGTCGGCGACGGTGCGGATGCCGAGCTGCTCGGCGCGCTTCCTCGGCATCACCAGCGCATAGGCGTTCTCGAAGCCGAGTTCGCCCAAGAGCGTGATGTTCTGCTTCGCCAGCATCGTCTTCAGCTCGGCCAGGATCTCCTGGCGCGGCCGGATCTCGCTGCGGTGAAACTGGTTGGCCCATAGCGTGCCGGAATAATCGATGTAGACGTCGATATCGTTTGATGCCAAGGCCTCGAAAATAACGTTGGAGCCGAGGCCCTCGCGCGTCGTGGCGGAAAGGCCTGCCGCTTTCAGCCGCTGCGCCATCAGGGCGGAGAGCACATATTGCTCGGCAAAGGTCTTGGCGCCGATGATGTAGCTCGTCTGCGGCCGCACCATGTTGGGCGCCAGCGTGGCCACGACCAGCGCCGCGATGCCGGCGCCACCGAGCGCCGCGCGAACGCGGCTGCGGCTCTGCAGGCCGCTCTCGATCAGCGCCAGCAGTTGATCGACCGCCAGCGCCAGCACCGCGGCGGCAAGGCAGCCGAACAGCACGAACACCCAGTTCTGGGTCTGCAGGCCGGCAAAAATGTAATTGCCGAGGCTGGTCTGGCCGATCGGCGTCGACAGCGTCGCGGTGCCGATCACCCAGACCGCCGCGGTGCGGATGCCTGCCATCATCACCGGCAGCGCCAGCGGCAGCTCCACCGTGAACAGCGATTGCCGCGGCGTCATGCCGACGCCCTGTGCGGCTTCCAGGATCGAAGCATCGACACCCTGCAGGCTCGTAATCGTGTTGCGCAGCACCGGCAGCATCGAATAGAGCGCCAGCGCCAGCACGGCCGGCAAGAAGCCGAACGCGGAAAAACTGAACCCGAACCACGACAGCGACAGCGCCGCGAGCGCCAGCAGCAGCGGATAGAACAGCGCAAGCAGTGCCAGTCCCGGCACCGTCTGCACGATGCTGGCAAGCCCGAGCAGCGCGCCGCGCAACACCGGCCGATGGCGCGAAAGGATTGCGAGCGGCAGGCTGACCAGAAGCCCCAGCGCCAGCGCGGCCACGCTGACGCGGACATGGCTGCCGAGATAATCGGGCAGGTGGCCCCATGCTTCCGCCCAGCGCGGATCAGTGAAGATGCTCATGCCGCACCGTCCCGCGGCAGCAGCGTGCTGAGCCGCTCGGCCTGCCGGCGCGGCGTGCGCAAGAGCTCGCCGACATAGGCATCGTCGCTCTCGGAGAGCGTCGACGGCGTGCCCTGCGCCAACAGCTTTCCGCCTTGCATCACCGCGATGCGGTCGGCCAACAGGATCGCTTCCGTCATGTCATGGGTGATCATGACCGTGGTCAGGCCGAGCTTCCTGTGCAGCTCGCGGAAATCCTCACCCAGGGCATCGCGGGTCAAGGGATCGAGCGCGCCGAACGGCTCGTCCATCAGCACGATGCGCGGCTTTGCGGCGAGCGCGCGCGCCACGCCGACGCGCTGGCGCTGGCCGCCGGAAAGTTCGTGCGGCAGCCGGTCGCGATATTGCGCGCGGTCGAGCCTGACCAGGTCGAGCAGTTCGTCCACCCGCGCGGCAATCTCGGTGGGCGGCGTGCCCAGAAGCTTCGGCGTAATGCCGATATTGCCGGCGACCGTC includes:
- a CDS encoding TetR/AcrR family transcriptional regulator, with protein sequence MRRPTKSPAAKSVARPRRRVSRPAVPKPYHHGDLRRVLIDAALQLVAEGGMDAVSVREAARRAGVSPGAPFRHFPSRDALIQAVAEEAQRRFRAEIETALAAAPPGDPLGRFRCLGLAYLRWAMRNPTHFEVISSRRLFDHDHAAAISSDNAELIALAERTLADAFAAGQLRSADLKQVQIAGRALVYGFARMNIDGHFPRWGVGAGEAERTAEAVLDLFIAGIARRG
- a CDS encoding sulfatase-like hydrolase/transferase, whose product is MAPAPNPGPSATTLVAGLAAIGFWRLSAVAAPHMAALAILLQTETDFGGRMGFALAWSVLNFFFIALLRRPALSGALSLTLVVVLVLLSRLKHDVVQMTANFVDLMVIDRDTAAYLFTIFPNLRWNVVGAALVILPLMYALWWLDPFRIRRLPAVTGLLACLAGLAGYSIAWPDEAWRGYYDDGYLSKFARSGVTAVSDFVNYGFMESEAVTAERLKVPLEDSCHVAGRRPHIIMIHDESSFDIRQAGGVKVPAGYGSHFKSFDGRERKFMAESSGGASWMAEYNVLAGLSSRSFGRFSYFVTRIASGRVERGLPLALRRCGYSTISLYPAYGAFMSARSFQASTGIQHFYDARALGAKGIEPDSFFYDKAVNLIAEQPANTPLFTFVYLAANHFPWETRFRPDLLPSWRMPGNEPVVDEYLRRQTMSAGDYAAFVASLKKKFPAQPFLIVRYGDHQPEFSSNLLDPGLDEARLARKFNTYDPRYFTTYYAIDAINFQPVKSSAVMDTIDAPYLPLVVQEAAGIPLDPSFEEQKNIMLRCKGVFYACKDGAEARRFNRLLIEAGFIKGL
- a CDS encoding sulfatase-like hydrolase/transferase, coding for MSESVHAKSRGIRFFVPAGLVVAVHLAGLAVLLTTEYGPFAITLALLAWAFVNCFLLVVLRRPGVCAALALGLIVILIELSRFKFGILQLTLTFLDFLIIDRDTFSFLLSVFPRLQTQLMIVGLAAVPLLWALWHFDPFRVRRSLALSGLAGATALISVMAIAVPEQPWEPFQGVNHISSLARSGVVAVSRLASTGWIEADPPSERPLRLASEAHAARSPALASADTCDTTAKRPHIILLLDESSFDVTAAPGIKVPAGYTDFFKSADGKRRTMIAESTGGPTWYTEFNVLTGLSARSFGDLKFYVTRIAAGRVTRGLPQALQRCGYKTVSLYPTYGDFLSARAFQKGTGVERFIDMAEMGVNEDMQPDSFYYDQALKTFAREQASQSPVFMFVYLTANHFPWTDVYRPDLTPQGWTPPGNTAEVDEYIRRQTMTANDYRAFTERLKHDYPDESFLVLRFGDHQPAISQKLLEPGIERAKLAKRLMTADPRYYSTYYAIDGINYSPTNLSSALETLDAAYFPLVLQEAAGLPLDPSFKEQKSILLRCKGAFYSCKKGAEARRFNRMLIDAGTINGL
- a CDS encoding ABC transporter permease/substrate-binding protein, which gives rise to MSIFTDPRWAEAWGHLPDYLGSHVRVSVAALALGLLVSLPLAILSRHRPVLRGALLGLASIVQTVPGLALLALFYPLLLALAALSLSWFGFSFSAFGFLPAVLALALYSMLPVLRNTITSLQGVDASILEAAQGVGMTPRQSLFTVELPLALPVMMAGIRTAAVWVIGTATLSTPIGQTSLGNYIFAGLQTQNWVFVLFGCLAAAVLALAVDQLLALIESGLQSRSRVRAALGGAGIAALVVATLAPNMVRPQTSYIIGAKTFAEQYVLSALMAQRLKAAGLSATTREGLGSNVIFEALASNDIDVYIDYSGTLWANQFHRSEIRPRQEILAELKTMLAKQNITLLGELGFENAYALVMPRKRAEQLGIRTVADLAARAATLTIAGDYEFFSRPEWTALRRAYGLSFRGQRQMQPDFMYAAVASGEVDVIAGYTSDGLIAKYDLVALGDPRRAIPPYDAIMLLAPRRADDEALRNALAPLTGKIDIATMREANLRAAGNDAASSPDAVAQWLWDKVGRK
- a CDS encoding ATP-binding cassette domain-containing protein codes for the protein MNPPLIAYAGVSKTFDDGRVVAVDDISLDVTEGEFLAIVGGSGSGKTTLLRLANRLIEMDSGSITVEGEDVRNVDPILLRRRIGYVFQSGGLFPHLTVAGNIGITPKLLGTPPTEIAARVDELLDLVRLDRAQYRDRLPHELSGGQRQRVGVARALAAKPRIVLMDEPFGALDPLTRDALGEDFRELHRKLGLTTVMITHDMTEAILLADRIAVMQGGKLLAQGTPSTLSESDDAYVGELLRTPRRQAERLSTLLPRDGAA